AAATCAATCTTTTCAATGCCTTATTTTTCATCTATACGTTTTGTTTTAATAATGGTGAACGGGTCAACAGATTATATTAATCACTATTGTAACGAATAATCTGATGGTTTCATTATTTTTGAGCGCTGTTAACAATACCCGCAAAAATACTATTCATAATCGATTTTGAAATTCGTTAGCCTGTTTTTTCTGCCTGTATTCATCTTAATGGCCAACGTTACAGCATCTGCTACCACCCGCAGCGTTTACGGCCACAAGCCTGCTATTGATACCATTATTAAACTGGACACCATAAAAGACAAGAAGTTGCTTAAAGGTAGGAAATCTGCCTTAAAAACTTCGGAAAATAATGCTTTACAGGCAAATAATGACACCACGAAGAATAAAAATGGACTGAAATCAATGGTTACCGCGCACGCAGAGGACTCGACCAAGTATGACGATGTACACCAGATATTATACCTGTATGGCAAAGCAAGGGTTACCTACGAAGATTTTGAGATGGATGCCGACTATATACGGGTTGACGAGAAGAACAAGATCATTTACGCCAGTGGCCTGATAGATCCCTTTACACACCGGTATATAGGGCGGCCGATATTTAAACAGGGCAAGGATAAACCGGTTATAACCGATTCATTGCGTTTTAACTATGAAACAAAGAAGGGTAAACTATTTAATGCGGCTTCAGACCAGGACGGGAACTATATCTCCGGCGGCCAGATACGGAAATTAGGGGGTGAGGATGCTGCTTACGATCACGTGATATTCAGTACCTGTGATCTGCCGTACCCGGATACTCACTTTGGCATTGTGATCACCAGGGGAATCGGTGAAAAAAACCAGATCATATCAGGCCCCGCATTTTTGGAGGTGGAAGGTGTGCCGCTGCCACTTGCCATACCATTTGGTTTTTTCCCCAAGCCGAACACACGGGCATCAGGTATTATCATTCCAACATTCGGCGAAGACCAGAAACTGGGGTTTTACCTGCGCAACTTTGGTTATTATATAGCCCTGAATGATTACCTCGACCTCACCACGACAGGTACATTTTACTCTAAAGGCTCTTATGCCATCAGCACCTCATCGCGCTATTATAACCGATATAAATATAGCGGTACCGTGACTTTGAGCTACAGTTCGACCAATTATGGTTTACCGGGCGATCCTTCCAACAAGGACTTCCACATCGACTGGTCGCATAGCCAAAACCCGAACGCGCATCCGGGTGTAACGTTTAGCGCGTCGGTTAATGCGGGTACGGCAGGTTTTTTTCAGCATAACCCGGCCACCGAAGGTTACAATCTGAATACTCTAACCCAAAACACCTTACGTTCGAGCATCTCATATGGCAGGGTATGGGCCGGGACACCTTTTAACTTAACGGTGAACTTATCGCACAGCCAGGACCTAACCCGCAAGACAGTTACGCTGGAACTGCCGACGTTTAACTTCAACATGTCGACCATTAGCCCGTTTGATTCAAAGGAAAGAGTAGGAGAACAAAAATGGTATCAAAAGATAACCGTCGGGTATAGCCTCCAGGGAACAAATAAGGTAAATAATGTACCTGAGGCTGAATTGTTTAAAAGCACAACGTTGACTAAAAGGTTGCAAAACGGTTTCGAACACCAGATACCGATCGGCTTCAACCAAACCATCTTAAAATATTTCCAGTTCAGTACAAGCGTTAACTATACCGAACGCTGGTATTTCCAGCATATTAACGAAAGATATGCCAGGGGCAGTGTGCCCGGCAGAGACTCATTAGTATTTGATACAATAGGCGGATTTAAAAGGGCAGGCGAATATAATATCGGCGCCAATATGTCGACAAAGATATATGGCACCATGACATTCAAAAAAGGCAGCTTACAGGCCATAAGGTATGTAGCCACCCCATCCATCGGCGTGAGCTTTCATCCCGATTTTGGCGACCCCCGCTACGGTTATTATCAAACGGCTGTAAGCGACGCTACCGTACCTTACCAGTCAAGTTCGCAACGTTATTCTATTTTTCAGAACTCAGTATATGGAAGCCCTTCTGCCGGGAAATCGGCTGCGCTGACTTTCAGTCTGAACAATAGTATCGAAGCCAAAGTACGCCCGAAAAGCACGGATACATCAACCACGGCTAAAAAAATAAAAATATTGGAGGGCTTTACCGTATCAACGTCTTACAACTTCGCGGCAGACTCGCTGAACCTTTCGCCAATCTCATTTTCCGGCCATACCTCGCTGTTTAAGGACAAGTTGAATATCAATTTCAGCGGGACATTCAATCCTTATACAACTTTAGTCAGAGACTCCATTTCAAACGGACAAATATATAAGTACAGGATCCCTATCAATAAATTCACCTGGCAAAACGGAAAATTTCCAACGTTGGTACAAGCCAGCTTATCGGCGAGCGCCTCACTTAACCCGGCGTTGTTTCACCCAAATGTGCAACCGGCGGCACCAGGATCAACTTTGCAGACCGCAAACCCCGACCAGGCGGCGAAGCTGGCATTGCTTAACAGCGACCCAAGCGCTTATGTCGACTTTAATGTCCCATGGAATGCTTCTATCAACTACTCGTTCAGTTACAGTAATAACTATACCAATACTTATGTATCGAATACCATCATGTTAAGTGGCGACGTAAGCGTGACTAAAAACTGGAAAGTGCAGTATACAACCAACTACGACCTGCGAAAAGGCCAGTTGAGCAGTGCAACTTCATTTGGTATTTACCGCAATCTTCATTGCTGGGACCTGTCGTTTCAATGGCTTCCATTCGGTTATTACAAGTCCTACAATGTTACTTTAAGGGTAAAAGCACCTATATTACAGGATCTGAAACTAACGAAACGAAGTGATTATACCAGCAATCAATATTACAATCCATACCAATAAATGCAGGCGGAAATAATAACCATAGGCGACGAGATACTGATCGGCCAGATTGTGGACACCAATTCGGCATGGATAGCGCAACAACTTAATGCAATAGGCATCAGGGTAAAGCAAATATCTTCGGTATCCGATGATAAGTATCA
Above is a window of Mucilaginibacter ginsenosidivorans DNA encoding:
- a CDS encoding putative LPS assembly protein LptD; translation: MKFVSLFFLPVFILMANVTASATTRSVYGHKPAIDTIIKLDTIKDKKLLKGRKSALKTSENNALQANNDTTKNKNGLKSMVTAHAEDSTKYDDVHQILYLYGKARVTYEDFEMDADYIRVDEKNKIIYASGLIDPFTHRYIGRPIFKQGKDKPVITDSLRFNYETKKGKLFNAASDQDGNYISGGQIRKLGGEDAAYDHVIFSTCDLPYPDTHFGIVITRGIGEKNQIISGPAFLEVEGVPLPLAIPFGFFPKPNTRASGIIIPTFGEDQKLGFYLRNFGYYIALNDYLDLTTTGTFYSKGSYAISTSSRYYNRYKYSGTVTLSYSSTNYGLPGDPSNKDFHIDWSHSQNPNAHPGVTFSASVNAGTAGFFQHNPATEGYNLNTLTQNTLRSSISYGRVWAGTPFNLTVNLSHSQDLTRKTVTLELPTFNFNMSTISPFDSKERVGEQKWYQKITVGYSLQGTNKVNNVPEAELFKSTTLTKRLQNGFEHQIPIGFNQTILKYFQFSTSVNYTERWYFQHINERYARGSVPGRDSLVFDTIGGFKRAGEYNIGANMSTKIYGTMTFKKGSLQAIRYVATPSIGVSFHPDFGDPRYGYYQTAVSDATVPYQSSSQRYSIFQNSVYGSPSAGKSAALTFSLNNSIEAKVRPKSTDTSTTAKKIKILEGFTVSTSYNFAADSLNLSPISFSGHTSLFKDKLNINFSGTFNPYTTLVRDSISNGQIYKYRIPINKFTWQNGKFPTLVQASLSASASLNPALFHPNVQPAAPGSTLQTANPDQAAKLALLNSDPSAYVDFNVPWNASINYSFSYSNNYTNTYVSNTIMLSGDVSVTKNWKVQYTTNYDLRKGQLSSATSFGIYRNLHCWDLSFQWLPFGYYKSYNVTLRVKAPILQDLKLTKRSDYTSNQYYNPYQ